The nucleotide window GGAGAAGGGCTCAGAGGCGCTCTGCCGCCGGGCCCCACCTCTGGCTCACAGGAGCCAGATCACTAACTAGGTAGACTGTAGGTAAAGCCCTGatcctgagcctcaatttcctcttctgaaaaatgggCTTACTGGCACTGTGGTTGGTTGCTGTGGGGACCAGATGAGATGGGGAGGGCTCAGTGCTTTGCTTCACCACATGGAAACTGATACCACTATTCTCCTTAAAAGGAACAGTCTGGGGTATCCAGAAAGCTAGGTGTCCATGTGAAAGCTCAGGAAAGGATCTCAACAGAGATTCTTAGAGGGCTTGCTGAATGTTCTGGTGACCCCAGGCAAAAGGGGTCTCCTGAGACCCAGCTTGGGGAGTACCTTGGGTGGCCATCCTAGGCACTGACTCTTTTCTACTGGCTTCAGTTTCTCCTTCTACAGAATGGGCTCCACACAAGGCCAAAGGCCTGTGTTGAAAGGGCTCACAGGGGGCTGAGGGGCCCTGAGGAGCAGGAGGGTCCCGGTGGGATGGGAGGGGGCTTACCGCCCACAGAAGTGCAGGATGGGGTAGGAGGTGAGCACGCTCAGGATGATGAAGGCTCGGGCCACGGCCACAGCCATGTCCTCCGAGGGGTAGGACAGAAGCACGTCAGGGTCCACAGCAGCTCCGAAGGTCAGGAAGCCACAGATGCCTGTGGGCATGGACAAGGGGGCCGGGTCAGGGCAACCCTGGGAGGGTAAGGGGTGGACCGCCCATTCCTGTGACACCAGCTGGGGAGGACACTGGAGCAGCTCTGGAAGCTTAGACTGAGGCTTGGAGGGATTATGGGTCTGGGATCAGATGCTTCCCACCTGGCTTCTCATAACCCCTCCTCGCCGGAAGCCCTCCCACCCTCATCCTTCTGATCCTGAACTTGCCCAGTGTGTTCCTACCGCGGAGCCTGTGCACTAACTCTTCCATCTGCCCCAGTCTTCACGCTGCCACGTCCTCCTCATTCAAGTCTCAGTTCAGATGTTCCTCCTTAGAAAACACTTCCTGCCAGCCCATCTACAATGACCCTCATCCTAGCACTCGCTCAAATCACCCTGTTCAATTTTCTAATACacacttctaatttttttttattggtttattgtCTATCACCAGAACATGAGTCCCAGGAGAATAGGGACTCTGCTTGTTTGCCTCTCATGTTCTGGGCTGTGTCTTCAGAGGCTAGAACAGTACTGGGCCAGGCAGCTCCTGCAGCCCATCCACGGAAGGAATCACAGGGCTACTCTTCCTGGGTCTCCCAGTCCTGCTCGCCCGTCTCAACCACTCTCCCTAGAGCAGTCAGCGCCGTCTTTCCCTGAGCCACTCCCCTGTTTAAAAAGCTTCCTCTCTGGCTCCCGCCACCCCTAAAGGCCCGATAGGATCTGGCCGCCGTTACCTGCCTGGCCTTAGTGCCTGCCACCTGCCTCCAACTCACTCTATTCCAGCTATACAGACCCCCTCTTTGTCCCTGCCTCAGGGACATGGAGTTTTGTGGTTCCTCTTCTAGAACACATCTCCCACAGCTCTTCATAGTCTGGCTCTTTCTCATCATTTGGGCCTCCTGAGAGAAGAGACTTCTATGAACTGCCCTGCCTGGTCCCATCCACATCTTTCCTGTTTTCACCGTCATTGTGGCACTCTCTGCTGTCTGCAATTCCTTATCGATTCCGTAGTTCCTATGGCACAACTGTGTCTCCAATGAGACTGCTAACTCTGTGAGGGCAGGACCAGATCTACTTTTCTCCATGGAATTCTCCATGCTGAGAACAGTTCCCGGTACTTCCTAGGCACCAATTTAGAACTGATGAATCAGCAAATGCATGAATACACCTCTCTCATCTTGGCAGGAGGAGGTCTCAGGAAGCCCAAGTTCAAGCCAATGCCTACAGAAGCGTTTATCCTGCTGGGAGTGCAGGGCTGTCCCCAGGAAAGCTGGGCCAGAGGAGTTGGGGACTCGAAGGGGAGGGGAGCACTCACCTGTGCCCATGTAGACAGCAAGGGCTATGACCATGGCAGCCGTCACCACCCCGCCCCAGGTCTTCACCTCGGGCCGCTGCATGCTGTTGAAGACGGGCACACTGCTCACGTGGCACTGTCCAGGTAAAGAGCACAGTCATGGTGGGGAAGTGACCTCACCCTCAGTTTCTAGAGGCAGGTACCACGGGACAAAGGCCTCACGGACAAGGGACAAGTTCTGGGCTCCCGCTCCACCCTTCCACCCAGGATTTCCCCCATCCTGCATGTAACGTGGGTTCCATCCCAGGGTGGGCGGTGGGCTAAGGGGACAGCAGGGACCTCACGACTGGCACCTGAAATCCGAAGCAGATGGTGGGCATGGCATTGAACACGGCCATCCAGGAAGCCGGCCTGTGGACAAACACACAACGTGCTGCTGGCTGGGAACCCCTCAGAGCCACCAACTGACCCCACACCCTTGCGCTTCATTCATCCCACTACGGCCTCCAGCAACCAGCATTCTACACATTCCACCCACAGAAGTCTGTGAACGGGGAGAGGAGACATCTCCATTTCACAGGctagtaaactgaggctcagaaaagtccTTTTGCTTCTCTGGTTTGTccctttcaaagaaaaaagcaaacttaaaaaaaaaaaagatagacttaTGCACAAATGGAAGATACAGAATTTACAGAGAAgcacaaattagaaaaatgtgcATTTCCACCCTGGTGGTCTCCATAACCTGAAGCGCTAGTCTTGCCCTGACTCATCTGCTGGATGCTGGTGGCAAAGTCTCCCCTGTCTCTGGTTGTCACTCCTCCCTCCAGTAACAAGAGATCAGGATCTTTTGCCTCCTTCCTATAATGACCAATGAGTCAGCCCCAGGGAGCTAATAAGCCTTGTGAAGAGCACTTGtgtgtgtggctttttttttttttttgagacagagtctcactctgttgcccggtctagagagcctagctcacagcaaccttaaactcctgggctcaagccatcctcctgcctcagcctcctgagtagctgggactacaggcgtgcaccaccatacccagctaatttttctatttttagtagagatagggtctcattcttcctcaggctggtcttgaactcttaacctcaagcgatcctcccaccttggcctcccagagtgctagtattacaggcatgagccatggcccCTTGTGTGGCCTTCTGATGCCTATCCTATACATCTCCCAAGGGGCCCTCACTTACCTGGTCAGGATGTCCCCTGGGGTCATCTCTTTATCTGGCCAGATGTATTTGATGATAATGATGGCAGTGACGTACCAGGTACCCACGACACTCAGGAAGCTGCCGGGAAGCAGAGATTGGGTATCCTCTTCCCCATGCCAGCTGCCCCTTCTTTGACTCCCTCCCTGGGGACATCCACACTCAGCTCTAGTGACAAGTGTCCACTGTACGAACTGGGGACTATGCCAAGCAAAGATTCAGGAAATGTCTGAGAAATAAGTTTCAGAGAAAGCAGCCACAGCTAGGAGGGAGCCAGTAAGGAACCCGATGGGCATTTCTGGACATTGGGAAATGCCTTGGTTCAGTTCCATGGCTCAGAGACCATGGTAGAGACCTGGGCACACCTGGGACTTCAGTCAGAGCAGCCCAGCCTTGGCGAGCGTGGCGAGCAGGCCATCCTCTGAGCCCAGCCTTTGAGAACTAGGAGATGCCAGAGGTAAGAGGGTTCAGAGTACAAATACTGGAATGTCAACATTCAAGGAAGCCACAGACACAGCTGCGTGTGACCCCTTCACTTACAGACTGGGGACAGTCTAGAATCCCACAGCTTTCCAGACACTGAGCCAGGAAGCCAGTCTCCTCCCTTTGTGCCAAGCTGGGTGGAAGATGCTGCCAGGCTGACAATCTCAGGTGATCCAAATCCCATCCTCCCAGGGAAAGCCAAGGCCCAGGCCAGCAGGCTGTCTTCACACTCCCGGCCACCACCCATCCCTTCATTGACAAGGACACTTAGAACTGAATCTCTCAGTGATAAAAGGGTTGCTATCTCCCTTGATAGAGCCAGAAAAGGAAGGTCTGCTGCCTGAAACCCTGCAAGCCCTGGCCCACCCTGTGTTGCCCACTCTTGCTCCCTGAGAAGGTGAGGTGGCACGGAGGAGCGGGGTTCCCCAGCAGCCCTGGGTCTCCATCTGCCCAGGACCAGAGCTTCTCACTGCCCCGGGCTGGGAACCTGCTCCGAACCTGGCATACTTCTGGAAGCCGATCTCCCTGGGGATGGACAGGGGCAGGATGAAGAGGAAGGCAGTGAGACTGATGGTGAACTTTCGGTCCGTGTACCAGGGGCTGCCGCTGGTCCCCTCAGGCTCCTTGGCCATCACAGCTATAACTGCACGGGGAAAAAGGAGGGAATGTCATGTCAGGCCACCACAGGGTGTGACCCTTCTGCTCTGCTGGGTCCCAGGACCTCCCTCTGTATAATGGGCCCGGCAGCCTGGAGGGAGCACTCCCAGGTGAATGATGGGCCTGAGTATGTCCTAGGCAGGTGCTCAGCGCCTTTTCCCTCCACTCCAGGATCCCAGGGCAGAGGGGGAGAGGTAGGTACTGAGGGGGAACCTCACTCTTGTCCTCCTGGTCCCCGATGATAATGAGGAAGGCGATGCAGGTGCCGAAGGTGTATATGGCGATGGTCACCTCACACAGCACACCCGTCAGCTTGCCGCACACAGCCCACACCACCTCCTGGTAGGTCCTCTCGTTGCTGGCCTGGGAGCAGTAGGCCAGGATGACGAGGCCACTGATGATGAAAACCAGCATGCCCTGCAGGGGTGCAGAACCAGAGCATGTGGGAAAGGCCTGGCAGGAGAGGGCATGCTGGGCCTGCTCAGCATTTACCGGGCCAGTGCCCAAAGCAGGCTTGCCAAATCTCATGGGGCAATTTTAACAGATTGCTAGAGGATGCTGAATTGAGATTTTctgtgaaaacaaaatgtttgGTGAAAAATTTCAAACGTAGAAAAGTAGGGAGAACAGCATTGCCATTATCCATCACTCAGCTTCAAATATGATCAGTTCACGGTCAATCTTCTTTCGTCATATTCCCCTTCCCGCTGTGGATTATACTGAAGCCAATACAAGCTATCACATCATTTCATTAGTAAGTATTTCAGTACATAGTTCTGAAAGATAAGGGCCCTCCTTTTAAACATAACCACAAAATCAACATAACACctaaaaaattacatatgcagTTGATGTTCAAATTTCTCTGATTGTTGGGAAGGCTTCTGAAGCCTCGTCTGGGCTCAGAAGAAAGAACGCTGGAAtagattagtgatgtctgccccgtgtgagggaggggagagtggtGCATATGTCACCTACTGGCCATCCCTGACCCAAAGTCCCCCTTTCGAGGCAAAGAGCCCATCTGAACTGCACCTCTGCCCTCCCGGCCAGTGCACTCACCATCTGCAGTGCGATGCCAGCTGCCACGCCCCCGGCAGTGCTGAAGGCTGCTGGGAAGTTGAGCAGCCCTGCGCCCAGGCAGGCATTGACAACGATGAAGACAGCCCCAAGCGTGGAAGTGGTGCCTCTGCTCGGACCCCCAGGAGGGGGCTCCCACTCACTCTTGGGGGCTGTGTCCACACAGGGGCTCTGCAGCAGCCGGGCCCGCTCCCCAGCATCTGTGCTCAAGCCCCACTCGCCATGGTCACTGTTGATGCAGAGCTGGGCCATGGCCCCGAGAGCCTTCTTCCTGTGGGCTCTGCAGGTCCTGCCTCACGAACACATCCCTCGGGCAGCGGAGGAAACACTCGCCTGTTTGGGGCTGTTCTCCTCAGAGGACTCCTCTCAACCTAGATGGGACAAAAGCGGGCACTACTGTTATCCTGAGATGGGGAAACTGGAGCAAAGAAAGGCGAAACAACTCTCCCAAGATCACAtggccaggattcaaacccaagtgtGCCTCTGTGCAGAACGCCGccctgggtggggaggcagggacagaAATATGTCACGTGCAAATCTTGCTTGTTTTAGGCTTACAGACCCATGGAGTCACTTAGATGTGAACGTAAAAAAGAGAAGTACTAACACACATCAGCACGAGAGAGAGGCCATGCACTGGGCAGGCACGTCATGGACCTATCTTATCTCATTCGATCCTTATGACACCCTCGTGGTCACAAGGTTCAGAGACATCAAATCACTGTCCCGGGTCACACATTAGCAAGTTGCAGAGCAGGATCTGGATCCAGATCTGTCTGGCTTCCTGGTCTGTTTCCATCCCACAAGGTCCCCAGAGGAGCCCTTACCAAGAATGGTGATTCAACATATTACAGCGCAACACGCCTCCCTCTGGCCCAGGGTCTAAATTCTGTGCGGCTTTCAAGGCTGTTCAAAATTTAAGCCATGTCTCACTCTTGACCCACATGTCTTCTCCCATGTGATAAGCCCTCCACGTCTGTCATGTATGTGTGTTCAGGAAAACAATTATTAATCCCGTGCCTGGAATGCTCCCAGCCACTTTGCCAGCCACCCTGTCAGGTCCCATCCCTTCTTCATTTCCTCAGACACTCCCTGTGCTCTTCTTGGAGCCACCCGGGAACCCAGCCGCGCTCAGGATGTTTCCTGCCCGCATTCCCTCATGTGCTAGCATTTCATGGGCACTTGGCTTGTTCTTCTGGGTTAGATTACAAGGCTCTGAAGCCAAATGTGCAATGTTTATTGTTACTATCAACTACCATTGCTGCAGCCATGGAATGCTTTATCTTGATCCTCCATGTAGTCCGAAAAGGCAGATGATGACAATCACCATTTTACCAAAGAGGA belongs to Eulemur rufifrons isolate Redbay chromosome 23, OSU_ERuf_1, whole genome shotgun sequence and includes:
- the SLC38A7 gene encoding sodium-coupled neutral amino acid transporter 7, whose translation is MAQLCINSDHGEWGLSTDAGERARLLQSPCVDTAPKSEWEPPPGGPSRGTTSTLGAVFIVVNACLGAGLLNFPAAFSTAGGVAAGIALQMGMLVFIISGLVILAYCSQASNERTYQEVVWAVCGKLTGVLCEVTIAIYTFGTCIAFLIIIGDQEDKIIAVMAKEPEGTSGSPWYTDRKFTISLTAFLFILPLSIPREIGFQKYASFLSVVGTWYVTAIIIIKYIWPDKEMTPGDILTRPASWMAVFNAMPTICFGFQCHVSSVPVFNSMQRPEVKTWGGVVTAAMVIALAVYMGTGICGFLTFGAAVDPDVLLSYPSEDMAVAVARAFIILSVLTSYPILHFCGRAVVEGLWLRYQGMPVEEDVGRERRRRVLQTLVWFLLTLLLALFIPDIGKVISVIGGLAACFIFVFPGLCLIQAKLSEMEEVKPASWWVLVSYGVLLVTLGAFIFGQTTANAIFVDLLA